A single Macaca fascicularis isolate 582-1 chromosome 13, T2T-MFA8v1.1 DNA region contains:
- the TMEM17 gene encoding transmembrane protein 17 isoform X1, giving the protein MELPDPVRQRLGNFSRAVFTDSNRTGPEYSEGPENEMVSSLALQMSLYFNTYYFPLWWVSSIMMLHMKYSILPDYYKFIVITVIILITLIEAIRLYLGYMGNLQEKVPELAGFWLLSLLLQLPLILFLLFNEGLTNLPLEKAIHIIFTLFLAFQVVAAFLTLRKMVNQLAVRFHLQDFDRLSANRGDMRRMRSCIEEI; this is encoded by the exons ATGGAGCTGCCGGATCCGGTGCGCCAGCGGCTGGGAAACTTCAGCCGGGCTGTGTTCACTGATTCCAATCGGACCGGTCCGGAGTACAGTGAGGGTCCCG AAAATGAAATGGTCTCCAGTTTGGCATTGCAGATGTCACTTTATTTTAATACCTACTATTTCCCACTGTGGTGGGTGAGCAGCATTATGATGCTTCACATGAAG TATTCAATCTTGCCTGATTACTACAAATTCATTGTGATCACTGTTATCATCCTAATAACCTTAATTGAAGCCATCCGGTTGTATCTGGGCTACATGGGTAACCTACAGGAAAAG GTTCCTGAGTTGGCTGGCTTTTGGCTTTTGAGCCTTCTATTGCAGTTACCTTTAATTCTTTTCTTGCTCTTTAATGAAGGCCTAACAAATCTGCCCTTGGAAAAAGCGATACATATCATCTTCACTCTCTTCCTTGCTTTCCAAGTTGTTGCAGCATTTCTTACCTTAAGGAAAATGGTTAATCAGTTGGCAGTTCGTTTCCACCTCCAAGACTTTGACCGGCTCTCTGCAAACAGAGGAGACATGAGAAGGATGAGGTCATGTATAGAAGAGATCTGA
- the TMEM17 gene encoding transmembrane protein 17 isoform X2, translating to MELPDPVRQRLGNFSRAVFTDSNRTGPEYSEGPENEMVSSLALQMSLYFNTYYFPLWWVSSIMMLHMKYSILPDYYKFIVITVIILITLIEAIRLYLGYMGNLQEKLLQHFLP from the exons ATGGAGCTGCCGGATCCGGTGCGCCAGCGGCTGGGAAACTTCAGCCGGGCTGTGTTCACTGATTCCAATCGGACCGGTCCGGAGTACAGTGAGGGTCCCG AAAATGAAATGGTCTCCAGTTTGGCATTGCAGATGTCACTTTATTTTAATACCTACTATTTCCCACTGTGGTGGGTGAGCAGCATTATGATGCTTCACATGAAG TATTCAATCTTGCCTGATTACTACAAATTCATTGTGATCACTGTTATCATCCTAATAACCTTAATTGAAGCCATCCGGTTGTATCTGGGCTACATGGGTAACCTACAGGAAAAG TTGTTGCAGCATTTCTTACCTTAA